A genomic stretch from Mya arenaria isolate MELC-2E11 chromosome 10, ASM2691426v1 includes:
- the LOC128206898 gene encoding uncharacterized protein LOC128206898 gives MRITRELSRELVRIIDPEGVERRKRHRLRRRQYISRGPNYVWHLDGYDKLAPYGIYIHGCIDGFSRKVMWLKAGITNKRPEVIASYFIEAVNQEGGFPLRVRGDRGTENGAVAAVQRALRDSERAFLYGRSTSNQRIERWWGYLRNARADYWMNEIKLLERDNRLERADPIQRLCLQYALLPFIGRQLDEIKHLWNTHSIRNQRVGDTLPGIPDILHTQVELYGVEDYKNACSMQEMQYLHQEYENDFLNLDGEFLEIVEQVREINNLPDPVQISHFQEAKDLYVQLSSYINNL, from the exons ATGAGAATAACAAG GGAACTAAGCAGAGAACTAGTTCGAATAATTGACCCAGAGGGAGTGGAAAGACGAAAACGCCATAGACTGAGACGCCGCCAATACATTTCGAGG GGCCCAAACTATGTATGGCATTTGG ATGGATATGACAAGCTTGCTCCCTATGGGATCTATATACATGGATGCATAGATGg TTTCAGCAGGAAGGTGATGTGGTTAAAGGCAGGAATTACAAACAAAAGACCAGAAGTTATTGCATCATACTTCATAGAAGCAGTCAACCAAGAAGGTG GGTTCCCTCTAAGAGTCCGAGGTGACAGAGGCACTGAAAATGGAGCAGTGGCAGCAGTTCAAAGAGCTCTTAGGGACAGTGAACGAGCTTTTTTATATGGACGATCCACATCTAATCAG CGCATTGAGAGATGGTGGGGTTACTTGAGAAATGCACGGGCAGACTACTGGATGAATGAAATCAAG CTGTTGGAGAGGGACAATAGATTGGAAAGGGCAGATCCTATACAAAG ATTATGCCTGCAATATGCACTCCTGCCATTTATTGGAAGGCAGCTGGATGAAATTAAGCATCTCTGGAACACCCATTCTATTCGCAATCAAAGAGTGGGGGATACACTTCCTGGCATTCCGGACATTCTGCATACACAAGTAGAATTATATG gTGTGGAAGATTACAAAAACGCCTGCTCGATGCAAGAAATGCAATATCTGCACCAggaatatgaaaatgattttttaaatttagatggagaaTTTTTAGAGATAGTGGAGCAGGTCAGAGAAATAAACAATCTACCAGATCCAGTACAAATTTCCCACTTTCAGGAGGCCAAAGATCTCTATGTACAGCTGTCTTCTTACATAAATAACttgtaa